The Lates calcarifer isolate ASB-BC8 linkage group LG18, TLL_Latcal_v3, whole genome shotgun sequence region GCTCTGCGTCTGGGCTGCCTGGCTTTCAGGCACCGGGGCTGTGTTGTCTCCAAACGGGACGATATTTGAGGACAAATGCAAGAAAACGACAACTTGCGAGGCGCTTAAATACAACACATGCCTGGGATCGCCTTTACCATATACACATACTTCTCTGATTCTGGCGGAGGACTCCAGCACCCAAGAAGAGGCTTTTGAAAAATTGACCATGTGGTCTGGTAAGATATAATAAACGATGCTGCATCACATTTTATAGACTGTAactcagaggaggaagagttaTGATCATCCTATAATCTAATAAGAATCTGTAGTAACTGATATACCCCAGCTGTTACCTATATTAAACAGCAATTCTATCAactttcatgcttttattttgtagtaattacttattaaaacatataaataaacagtaaatgatctaaattgtgtttttaatcaccacactgaaatatctagCACTGGTAATATGAATTGCTTTAATGTGATAATAATGTTAATTGTTGTGACAATGAGCTGTGATGAGGAGTCTCAAGTActcagagggggagagaggacgACAGGAAATGAGGGTTAAAAGCcattaaaggaaacaaaaggaaTCACCTGTAGGTGTTAGTGAGGAAACAATAGAAGAGTCTTACTGGTAAAAGGTTTTTAGATATTCTGCAAGAGGACTTTCACATTCATAACATCTTACTAATTACCTGTCAGTGCCAGGTGACTGCTTCACAGGTGTGTAGGTCTACCCGATAATCCAAATAGAGTGATATGCTGTGCCAGGTAGTCGACACATTGTCCATCTACACTGATACAAAATGTCCTGGTTTACCACCACTGATGTCCTCAGGGATGCATTATggtttatcatttatttaatattcaaGCTTTTCACAAAATTCATCTTTATTAGGATTAGAGCTAAAACTATTAGTTAATTGAATGATTTATCAATTAAAGTAAACTATCTAGCAAGTATCTTGGTAGTTGATTTATTCAAATGAAGTCATTATTAAGCAAAGAATACCAAACATTCACTGGTccactttctctgtttctgcacttctctgttttatgtctttgtaaattaaatatctgaaggttttggactgttaatGAACAGAAGACACTGGATGGAGTCACATCTGGGGCATTGTAATAGAATTATTCACCATTTCAGTGACActttacagaccaaacaaatatcattttaatgtgaaaatcatCAGCAGATTACTTCATTAACAGGTACATATACTGTAGCTCATGTCTTGTTGCACATCTCTCATGTCCGCCTGTTTTTTCGTCCTAGGTTTGAGGAACGCTCCTCGATGTTGGTCGGTCATCCAACCGCTGCTCTGTGCTGTCTACATGCCCAAATGCGAGAACGGTCGTGTTGAGCTGCCCAGTCAGAGCCTGTGTCTGGCTACGCGTCGGCCGTGCAGCATCGTGGACCAGGAGAGAGGCTGGCCCAACTTCCTCAAATGTGACAAATTCCCTGTGGGATGTTCGGTATGGTTTGTTGTTATGTAAAAGTAGTGGAGGGTCATTGGAAACTTCTAGCTAAAGTTGAATGACACACTTATCTTTCTCTTTGTACCCTCTGTGTGTAGAATGAGGTGCAAAAGCTGAAGTTTAACACATCAGGTCAGTGCGAGGCTCCCCTGGTGAAGACGGACATTCAGTCCAGTTGGTACAAGGATGTAGAGGGCTGTGGCATCCAGTGTGACAACCCTCTGTTCACTGAGGCCGAGCACAACGACATGCACATCTACATCGCTTACTTTGGCACCATCACCCTCCTCTGCACCTTCTTCACCCTGGTGAGACACAAATACATTACCCATCATTTTCATTGCTGGTTTTTGTGACCATGAGGTTTAACGTCTTTTAGGAACATTCATTTCAACCATCATCTCACTTTCACATCTTCTCCTTTTTCAGGCCACATTTCTCGCCGACTGGAAAAACTCCAACCGCTACCCAGCCGTCATCCTCTTCTACATCAACGCCTGTTTCTTTGTGGGCAGTATTGGCTGGCTGGCCCAGTTCCTGGATGGAGCACGCAAGGAGATTGTGTGCAAAAGTGATAACACCATGAGACTTGGGGAACCTTCGTAAGTGAATGTCCTCAACCCACTAGTCATGAGATTAGATTGAATTTAGTTTGATTCATTTCGATAGTCAAACAGTCATAGTCAAATTAAAAATAGAGCAAAAAATCACATTCTTGTTGGGTTGTTCTCCACAGGTCTTCAGAGACACTGTCATGCGTCACCATCTTCATCATCGTCTACTACTCCCTGATGTCAGGTGTGATCTGGTTTGTCATGCTGACCTATGCCTGGCACACGTCCTTCAAAGCCCTGGGCACCACCCACCAGCCGCTGTCTGGCAGAACCTCCTACTTCCACATGGTCACCTGGTCCATCCCCTTCGTCCTCACTGTGGCCATCCTGGCTATCGCTGAGGTGAGTAGGAATGTGTATTTTTGCTTTGAATATTCTCCTACTTTGAGATGTTTTGCCACTCTTCTGATATCTTTTGTCTGCGTTGTCTGGCGCTCCACAGGTGGATGGAGACTCGGTGAGTGGGATCTGTTTCGTCGGCTACAAAAACTACAGATACCGCGCTGGGTTCGTGCTGGCACCCATTGGTGTTGTGCTTGTTGTTGGTGGCTACTTCCTCATTCGGGGTGAGCGCACGCATTCATAGCAGCAGCAAAGTTTGATCATGTCAAGTCAAATAGTTCAAATTTCAATCCTTATATGAAGAGATATGATAACAAGAGAagcttcttttaaaaatgaactaATTAATCTTTCAATGTATCTGTTTTAGGTGTCATGACCTTGTTTTCCATCAAGAGTAACCACCCAGGACTACTGAGTGAGAAAGCAGCGAGCAAAATCAACGAGACGATGCTGAGACTTGGTATGTTCTGTCATCTGTTCTTACCAAACAGTGATGTCAATACTTTGGATGGTATGATATGCCAACTGATGGGAAGTTCCAGTGCCTAATGCATAGAGTGAGCTTCAGCATTCTGAATAAATAACCCAACATCATGATGTTTGAAATATCTAATTTCTTGTTCTGTTTCTCATCAGGCATATTTGGGTTCCTCGCTTTtggctttgttttcatcacCTTCGGCTGCCACTTTTACGACTTCTTCAACCAGGCTGAGTGGGAGAGGAGCTTCAGAGAATATGTGCTGTAAGATCACATATGCAG contains the following coding sequences:
- the smo gene encoding smoothened homolog, which gives rise to MSSHGWSPIVRFYGMLCVWAAWLSGTGAVLSPNGTIFEDKCKKTTTCEALKYNTCLGSPLPYTHTSLILAEDSSTQEEAFEKLTMWSGLRNAPRCWSVIQPLLCAVYMPKCENGRVELPSQSLCLATRRPCSIVDQERGWPNFLKCDKFPVGCSNEVQKLKFNTSGQCEAPLVKTDIQSSWYKDVEGCGIQCDNPLFTEAEHNDMHIYIAYFGTITLLCTFFTLATFLADWKNSNRYPAVILFYINACFFVGSIGWLAQFLDGARKEIVCKSDNTMRLGEPSSSETLSCVTIFIIVYYSLMSGVIWFVMLTYAWHTSFKALGTTHQPLSGRTSYFHMVTWSIPFVLTVAILAIAEVDGDSVSGICFVGYKNYRYRAGFVLAPIGVVLVVGGYFLIRGVMTLFSIKSNHPGLLSEKAASKINETMLRLGIFGFLAFGFVFITFGCHFYDFFNQAEWERSFREYVLCEANVTIASQTNKPIPECTIKNRPSLMVEKINLFSMFGTGIAMSTWVWTKATILIWKRTWCKIIGRSDNEPKRIKKSKMIAKAFAMRKELHKDPEKELSFSMHTVSHDGPVAGINFDLNEPSNDMSSAWAQHVTKMVARRGAILPQDISVTPTGTPVPPPEERNRLWMVEAEISPEMIKRKKKKKKRKKEVRPVKEVVDHQTYHQREFGRSSVPRLPKLPCHPSLVANLREQQRQQQKLEEEVLPGSYPDFQTSHPLSCEERCSYPPYQSSQNSYGRSLLSNPLTFNDRPQDLGLGPRCNPSVSTWQPNGSSHFPGEVDLTDGLSERLAHVARVPAGRRVGYGPIHSRTNLMEAELMDADSDF